The Labrys wisconsinensis genome has a segment encoding these proteins:
- a CDS encoding mandelate racemase/muconate lactonizing enzyme family protein: MRIASVRCHVLRWPEPNDFNHDRMTVLVRVESAAGIWGWGEAIAMWPEACKATVAVIEDGLAPLLAAAGDIDVDAAWRAMKAHSWWYGEGGIAALAISALDMALWDIAAKDRGVPLVELLGGAAHAALPACASLHVNQPTIEESVREIAGHVEGGFRSTKLGLGKRGLSRAGRDPDYDIALVGALRGAIGPGPGIMVDAGNGTTWDIDTAIRTVGAMAAHDIAWIEEPFHPGAIGAHLALQAAVPTPIAAGEREWSDAGYRRWLATGAVEIFGIDPARVEGVTGFRRAAAAVEAAGKTVNAHAWSTAVLTAASLHLSLACPAAKLFELKPLPGPMQFDLVDEPFWHEDGVVRAPARPGHGADPKEAVLRRYQAV; the protein is encoded by the coding sequence ATGAGGATCGCGAGCGTGCGCTGCCATGTGCTGCGCTGGCCCGAGCCGAACGATTTCAACCATGACCGCATGACCGTGCTGGTGCGCGTCGAGAGCGCGGCCGGCATCTGGGGCTGGGGCGAGGCCATCGCCATGTGGCCGGAGGCCTGCAAGGCGACCGTCGCGGTGATCGAGGACGGCCTCGCGCCGCTGCTGGCGGCGGCGGGCGACATCGACGTCGACGCGGCCTGGCGCGCCATGAAGGCGCATAGCTGGTGGTATGGCGAGGGCGGCATCGCGGCGCTCGCCATCTCGGCCCTGGACATGGCGCTGTGGGACATCGCCGCCAAGGACCGCGGCGTGCCGCTGGTCGAGCTCCTCGGCGGCGCGGCGCACGCCGCCCTGCCCGCCTGCGCCAGCCTGCACGTCAACCAGCCGACGATCGAGGAGTCCGTCCGGGAGATCGCCGGCCACGTCGAGGGCGGCTTCCGCTCGACCAAGCTCGGCCTCGGCAAGCGCGGCCTGTCGCGGGCCGGGCGCGATCCCGATTACGACATCGCCCTGGTCGGCGCGCTGCGCGGGGCGATCGGGCCGGGGCCCGGCATCATGGTCGACGCCGGCAACGGCACGACATGGGACATCGACACGGCGATTCGCACGGTCGGCGCCATGGCGGCCCATGACATCGCCTGGATCGAGGAGCCGTTCCACCCCGGCGCGATCGGCGCCCATCTCGCCCTGCAGGCGGCGGTGCCGACGCCGATCGCCGCCGGCGAGCGCGAATGGTCGGATGCCGGCTACCGGCGCTGGCTCGCCACCGGCGCCGTCGAGATCTTCGGCATCGATCCTGCCCGCGTCGAGGGCGTCACCGGCTTCCGCCGGGCGGCCGCGGCGGTCGAAGCAGCGGGCAAGACCGTCAACGCCCATGCCTGGAGCACGGCGGTGCTTACCGCCGCCAGCCTGCACCTGTCGCTGGCCTGCCCGGCGGCGAAGCTGTTCGAGCTGAAGCCCCTGCCCGGCCCGATGCAGTTCGACCTCGTCGACGAGCCGTTCTGGCACGAGGACGGCGTGGTCCGGGCCCCGGCCCGTCCGGGCCACGGCGCCGACCCGAAGGAGGCGGTGCTGAGGCGCTACCAGGCCGTGTGA
- a CDS encoding sugar-binding transcriptional regulator, whose amino-acid sequence MLNLNLAHETDDALIVRVAWLYYVAGLNQEETAARLGLHRSRVNRLLSEGRDRGLISIAINHDSARDIGVEHAIARAFGLDFCLATPPVGFSRMAADPDLVRIQSVVARRAVGTAGANVLKGKLGTGPITVGVSWGRSIEQVALQLSGVRNPQARFVSLIGSLTRNSASNPFEVVQAFAARTGGEVHFLPVPFIADSEADQQVLMSQRMVVDAVEMARAADLYLISVGELQESAVLRLQDMISAEEMQSVRDSGAVCDTLGKLYDIHGREVPHPLSRRSLAVGTEHLRGRNVVLLAAGLEKTLAIIALLRSGLVRGLIIDGDTALAVLDELARR is encoded by the coding sequence ATGCTCAACCTCAACCTGGCCCATGAGACCGACGACGCGCTGATCGTGCGGGTGGCGTGGCTCTACTATGTCGCCGGGCTGAACCAGGAGGAGACGGCGGCGCGGCTCGGCCTGCACCGTTCGCGGGTCAACCGCCTCCTGTCGGAGGGACGCGACCGCGGCCTGATCAGCATCGCCATCAACCATGATTCGGCCCGCGACATCGGCGTCGAGCATGCGATCGCCCGCGCCTTCGGGCTCGACTTCTGCCTGGCGACGCCGCCGGTCGGCTTCTCCCGCATGGCTGCGGATCCGGACCTTGTCCGGATCCAGAGCGTGGTCGCCCGGCGTGCCGTCGGCACGGCCGGCGCGAATGTCCTCAAGGGCAAGCTGGGGACGGGGCCGATCACCGTCGGGGTGAGCTGGGGCCGCTCGATCGAGCAGGTGGCGCTGCAGCTCTCGGGCGTGCGCAATCCGCAGGCCCGCTTCGTCTCGCTGATCGGCTCGCTGACGCGCAATTCCGCCTCGAACCCGTTCGAGGTGGTGCAGGCCTTCGCGGCGCGCACCGGCGGCGAGGTGCATTTCCTGCCCGTGCCGTTCATCGCGGATTCGGAGGCCGACCAGCAGGTGCTGATGTCGCAGCGCATGGTGGTGGACGCGGTGGAGATGGCGCGCGCCGCCGACCTCTACCTCATCAGCGTCGGCGAGCTGCAGGAGAGCGCGGTGCTGCGGCTGCAGGACATGATCTCGGCTGAGGAGATGCAGAGCGTGCGCGACAGCGGCGCCGTGTGCGACACGCTCGGCAAGCTCTACGACATCCACGGCCGCGAGGTGCCGCACCCCCTCAGCCGGCGCAGCCTGGCGGTTGGCACCGAGCACCTCAGGGGGCGCAACGTCGTCCTGCTCGCCGCGGGCCTGGAGAAGACCCTCGCCATCATCGCGCTGCTGCGCAGCGGCCTGGTGCGCGGCCTGATCATCGACGGCGACACGGCGCTCGCCGTGCTCGACGAGCTCGCGCGCCGGTGA
- a CDS encoding FGGY-family carbohydrate kinase, translating to MSFVIGIDGGTESLRARVYDLSGTCKGTAAHPYDTAFSAGARAEQDPEDWWRAAGLAVRQAVAEAGIAPEAVEAIALATTSCTVVALDEAGRALRPAIIWMDVRAEAEAADVLATGDPALVVNCAGKGPVSAEWMVPKALWIARHEPDLFARAATICEYQDFMSLRLTGRRCASLDNVSIRWHFSTLRGGYPASLLTKLGLEALLAKWPAEVVAPGEVIGTLTPEASAHLGLGTHVKVAQGGADAFIGMIGLGVSQPGQLALITGSSHLMFGVSAKPVSVDGLWGTYADAVYPGRHIIEGGQTSTGSIIAWLRRLAGGSLDFAALNAEAAKLEPGCDGLLVLDHFQGNRTPYVDALSRGAFVGLTLAHGMPHLFRAVMEGISFGTRAILDGMTAAGFAATEITIGGGATSSDLWLQIHADAAGLPVSVPAASEAPALGAAILAGVAGGRFASIDEGIAAMVRPGRRIEPRPRERALYDALYRRYAELYPALKPFTPRRADA from the coding sequence ATGAGCTTCGTCATCGGCATCGACGGCGGCACCGAGAGCCTTCGCGCCCGCGTCTATGATCTCTCCGGTACCTGCAAGGGCACCGCCGCCCATCCCTATGACACCGCCTTTTCCGCCGGCGCCCGGGCCGAGCAGGATCCGGAAGACTGGTGGCGGGCCGCCGGCCTTGCCGTGCGCCAGGCCGTCGCCGAGGCCGGCATCGCGCCCGAGGCGGTCGAGGCCATCGCGCTTGCCACCACGAGCTGCACCGTGGTGGCGCTCGACGAAGCCGGCCGGGCCCTGCGCCCCGCCATCATCTGGATGGACGTCCGGGCCGAGGCCGAGGCCGCCGACGTCCTCGCCACCGGCGACCCCGCCCTGGTGGTGAACTGCGCCGGCAAGGGACCGGTCTCGGCGGAATGGATGGTCCCGAAAGCCCTGTGGATCGCCCGGCACGAGCCGGACCTGTTCGCGCGCGCCGCGACGATCTGCGAATACCAGGACTTCATGAGTCTGCGGCTGACCGGCCGGCGCTGCGCCAGCCTCGACAATGTCTCGATCCGCTGGCACTTCTCGACCCTGCGCGGCGGCTATCCCGCGAGCCTTCTCACGAAGCTCGGCCTGGAGGCGCTGCTCGCCAAATGGCCGGCCGAGGTGGTGGCGCCGGGCGAGGTGATCGGCACGCTCACCCCCGAGGCATCGGCCCATCTTGGCCTCGGCACCCATGTCAAGGTCGCCCAGGGCGGCGCCGACGCCTTCATCGGCATGATCGGCCTCGGCGTGTCGCAGCCCGGCCAGCTCGCGCTGATCACCGGCTCCTCGCACCTGATGTTCGGCGTCTCGGCCAAGCCCGTCTCGGTCGACGGGCTCTGGGGCACCTATGCCGACGCCGTCTATCCCGGCCGCCACATCATCGAGGGCGGACAGACCTCCACCGGCTCGATCATCGCCTGGCTGCGGCGCCTCGCCGGCGGCTCGCTCGACTTCGCCGCGCTCAACGCCGAGGCGGCGAAGCTGGAGCCGGGCTGCGACGGCCTGCTGGTGCTCGACCATTTCCAGGGCAACCGCACGCCCTATGTCGACGCGCTGTCGCGCGGCGCCTTCGTCGGGCTCACCCTCGCCCACGGCATGCCGCATCTCTTCCGCGCCGTGATGGAAGGCATCAGCTTCGGCACCCGCGCCATCCTCGATGGCATGACCGCCGCCGGCTTCGCCGCCACCGAGATCACCATCGGCGGCGGCGCCACCTCGTCCGACCTCTGGCTCCAGATCCATGCCGACGCCGCCGGCCTGCCGGTGAGCGTGCCGGCGGCCAGCGAGGCGCCGGCGCTCGGCGCCGCCATCCTGGCCGGCGTCGCCGGCGGCCGTTTCGCCAGCATCGACGAGGGCATCGCCGCCATGGTGCGCCCCGGCCGGCGCATCGAGCCGCGCCCGCGCGAGCGCGCCCTCTACGACGCGCTCTACCGGCGCTACGCCGAGCTCTATCCCGCCCTGAAGCCCTTCACGCCCAGGCGGGCGGACGCCTGA
- a CDS encoding thiamine pyrophosphate-dependent dehydrogenase E1 component subunit alpha, whose protein sequence is MPSNTPLLDLYRTMRRIRTFEEHVGELYVRGLSAGSMLHLSIGEEGAAAGVCAAMQPQDSFTTHHRGHGIFLARGAEPDRMMAEIGGKESGYCRGKGGSMHIADMALGHLGANAIVGGGIPHVVGAGLSYKRQGRDAVSVAFFGDGAMQQGVLYESMNMAALWELPVLFVCINNQYGMGTRIDRATRSTAFDKRAEAFGLEAAMVDGEDVEAVFQAAQGLIDAARTGRPGFMAVSCFRFFGHGRMDKSPYRSAEEEEAGRKRDPVAHARAALIRRSLATAPELDALDAGIAREMSAAIDFTAAAEAPPPSSMFRDVYGPGEPEPEPVRTRIDRILARA, encoded by the coding sequence ATGCCCTCCAACACGCCTCTCCTGGACCTCTACCGCACGATGCGGCGCATCCGCACGTTCGAGGAGCATGTGGGCGAGCTCTATGTCCGCGGCCTCTCCGCCGGCTCGATGTTGCATCTGTCCATCGGCGAAGAAGGCGCGGCGGCGGGCGTCTGCGCCGCCATGCAGCCGCAGGACAGCTTCACCACCCATCACCGCGGCCACGGCATCTTCCTCGCCCGCGGCGCCGAGCCGGACCGGATGATGGCCGAGATCGGCGGCAAGGAGAGCGGCTATTGCCGCGGCAAGGGCGGCTCGATGCACATCGCCGACATGGCGCTCGGCCATCTCGGCGCCAATGCCATCGTCGGCGGCGGCATCCCCCACGTCGTCGGCGCCGGCCTCAGCTACAAGCGCCAGGGCCGCGACGCCGTCTCGGTCGCCTTCTTCGGCGACGGCGCCATGCAGCAGGGCGTCCTCTACGAGAGCATGAACATGGCGGCGCTCTGGGAGCTGCCGGTGCTGTTCGTCTGCATCAACAACCAGTACGGCATGGGCACGCGCATCGACCGGGCGACACGCTCCACCGCCTTCGACAAGCGTGCCGAGGCCTTCGGCCTCGAAGCCGCGATGGTCGACGGCGAGGATGTCGAGGCGGTGTTCCAGGCGGCGCAGGGCCTGATCGACGCCGCCCGCACCGGCCGGCCGGGCTTCATGGCGGTCTCCTGCTTCCGCTTCTTCGGCCATGGCCGCATGGACAAGAGCCCTTATCGCAGCGCCGAGGAGGAGGAGGCCGGGCGCAAGCGCGACCCCGTCGCCCATGCCCGCGCCGCTCTCATCCGGCGCTCCCTGGCCACGGCGCCAGAGCTCGACGCGCTCGATGCCGGGATCGCCCGGGAAATGAGCGCGGCCATCGACTTCACCGCCGCGGCGGAGGCCCCGCCGCCAAGCTCGATGTTCCGCGACGTCTATGGCCCCGGCGAGCCGGAGCCCGAGCCGGTGCGCACCCGCATCGACCGCATCCTGGCCAGGGCGTGA
- a CDS encoding alpha-ketoacid dehydrogenase subunit beta codes for MVEITYRDALRQALHDAMLADGSVVVIGEEVGVYGGAYGVTKDLIREFGPERLIDTPISEPAIIGVAVGAAMTGLRPVAELMYVDFLGLTMDQVGNQAAKIRYMFGGQIGVPMVLRTQGGTGRSAGAQHSQSLEAWIMHTPGLRLAMPATAADAYHLLRHSLTLPDPVVFIEHKSLYARKEEADLSTPEAPWGKAVIRRRGEHVTLVTYSRMVHVALEAAERLAASGIGVEVIDLRTLNPLDMDTVIASVNRTGRAVALSEGARTAGVAAEIAARITEECFDYLEDPVIRIAGEDIPISVSPDLEGASIPTVGLVVETIARMVSR; via the coding sequence ATGGTCGAGATCACCTATCGCGACGCGCTGCGCCAGGCCCTGCACGACGCCATGCTGGCGGACGGCTCCGTCGTCGTCATCGGCGAAGAGGTCGGCGTCTATGGCGGCGCCTATGGCGTCACCAAGGACCTGATCCGCGAGTTCGGGCCGGAGCGGCTGATCGACACGCCGATCAGCGAGCCGGCGATCATCGGCGTCGCCGTCGGCGCGGCCATGACCGGCCTGAGGCCGGTGGCCGAGCTGATGTATGTCGACTTCCTCGGCCTCACCATGGACCAGGTCGGCAACCAGGCCGCCAAGATCCGCTACATGTTCGGCGGCCAGATCGGCGTGCCGATGGTGCTGCGCACCCAGGGCGGCACCGGCCGCTCCGCCGGCGCCCAGCATTCCCAGAGCCTCGAGGCCTGGATCATGCACACGCCGGGCCTGCGCCTGGCCATGCCGGCCACCGCCGCCGACGCCTACCACCTCCTGCGCCACAGCCTGACCCTGCCCGACCCCGTGGTGTTCATCGAGCACAAGTCGCTCTATGCCCGGAAGGAGGAGGCGGACCTCTCCACGCCCGAGGCACCATGGGGCAAGGCCGTCATCCGCCGGCGCGGCGAACATGTGACGCTCGTCACCTATTCGCGCATGGTGCATGTCGCGCTGGAGGCGGCGGAGCGGCTGGCGGCAAGCGGCATCGGCGTCGAGGTCATCGACCTGCGCACGCTGAACCCGCTCGACATGGACACGGTCATCGCCTCGGTGAACCGCACCGGCCGGGCCGTGGCGCTGAGCGAGGGCGCCCGGACGGCCGGCGTCGCGGCCGAGATCGCCGCCCGCATCACCGAGGAATGCTTCGACTATCTCGAAGACCCGGTGATCCGCATCGCCGGCGAGGACATCCCGATCTCGGTTTCGCCCGACCTCGAAGGCGCCAGCATCCCGACCGTCGGCCTCGTGGTCGAGACCATCGCCCGGATGGTGTCGCGATGA
- a CDS encoding acetoin dehydrogenase dihydrolipoyllysine-residue acetyltransferase subunit, with product MTATLTLPRLGETMEEGRVAGWLKKPGEAFRRGETIVEIETDKTVVELPALADGVLVEILAGDGAAIKVGEPLCRYDGAGEAAAAGTPATETPPAPAPSPAALAAAAPAEPETDRIRATPLARRIARQNGVDIATVPGSGRRARVQAQDVEDFVAQGSGRADTVPAEGPVLLACDLPAGRIAYREWNAAGTAPLLLLHGFGGDAATWQGFAAGLARQGRRVLAPDLPAHGATTIAATGLEDLVEAVAAFLDRLAPGPVELCGHSLGGAVAARLARHPGVATGRLTLIAPAGLGSEIDADFIDGMAHASAGGGLAHLLRRVALRPPALSSRQLDAMAAMLGSSSLEALATTLVRGGRQQVDITGDLAALEGRVRLVWGLEDRIIPWTQAVHAGSAIPVHFIPEAGHMPQWDQPVKLAALFA from the coding sequence ATGACCGCCACCCTGACCCTGCCGCGCCTCGGCGAGACCATGGAGGAAGGCCGCGTCGCCGGCTGGCTGAAGAAGCCGGGCGAGGCCTTCCGGCGCGGCGAGACCATCGTCGAGATCGAGACCGACAAGACCGTGGTCGAGCTGCCGGCGCTCGCCGACGGCGTGCTGGTCGAGATCCTGGCCGGCGACGGCGCCGCCATCAAGGTCGGCGAGCCGCTCTGCCGCTATGACGGCGCCGGCGAGGCGGCCGCGGCCGGGACGCCGGCAACCGAGACGCCTCCCGCACCCGCCCCCTCTCCCGCGGCACTCGCAGCGGCCGCTCCGGCCGAACCAGAGACCGATCGCATCCGCGCGACGCCGCTCGCTCGCCGCATCGCCCGCCAGAACGGCGTCGACATCGCCACGGTGCCAGGCAGCGGCCGCCGCGCCCGCGTGCAGGCGCAAGATGTCGAAGACTTCGTCGCACAAGGCTCTGGGCGCGCGGACACGGTGCCCGCCGAGGGCCCCGTTCTCCTCGCCTGCGACCTCCCGGCGGGACGCATCGCCTATCGCGAATGGAACGCCGCCGGCACGGCGCCGCTTCTCCTGCTGCACGGCTTCGGCGGCGACGCGGCGACCTGGCAGGGCTTCGCCGCCGGGCTCGCCCGCCAGGGACGGCGGGTGCTGGCGCCGGACCTGCCGGCGCACGGCGCCACGACGATCGCAGCCACCGGATTGGAGGATCTCGTCGAGGCGGTCGCCGCCTTCCTCGATCGCCTCGCCCCCGGCCCGGTCGAGCTCTGCGGCCATTCCCTCGGTGGTGCCGTCGCGGCGCGCCTTGCCCGGCACCCGGGCGTTGCGACCGGCCGCCTCACCCTGATCGCGCCGGCCGGGCTCGGCAGCGAGATCGACGCCGACTTCATCGACGGCATGGCTCACGCCTCCGCCGGCGGTGGCCTGGCGCACCTGCTGCGCCGCGTCGCGCTGCGCCCGCCGGCGCTCTCGTCCCGCCAGCTCGACGCCATGGCGGCCATGCTCGGCAGCAGCAGCCTCGAGGCGCTCGCCACAACGCTGGTGCGCGGCGGGCGCCAGCAGGTCGACATCACCGGCGATCTCGCGGCGTTGGAAGGCCGCGTCCGCCTCGTCTGGGGGCTGGAGGACCGCATCATCCCCTGGACGCAGGCCGTCCATGCCGGCAGCGCCATCCCCGTCCACTTCATCCCCGAAGCCGGCCACATGCCGCAATGGGACCAGCCGGTGAAGCTGGCGGCGCTCTTCGCCTGA
- a CDS encoding sugar ABC transporter substrate-binding protein: protein MEDQDAVNPTRRRLIGGMGLAGAAAVLGGSQLAQFTLGSTPAFAQEAKPLKVAVVAQQMAAQSDQRSWDGLQQWLKKTGLDKTWHITQTDAKGDPGQLVSQIEDAITAKSDAILVMYGTLTAAKSALDSLTSSKIPFFSLDSGWQAPAIADITSNNYAMSAQTVQFMIDTLLAKGKTSANICAIVANFHHGTRKRGKVMKTALTENEWISLKAERVIQYSGFYETTQNTVSDWLTTYGEDLDVIWCPWDEPAMAAAEVIAARGLQDKIFVIGHDGHPTALDRMRKPDYPLLATTAQAFEVWGAYTGWLINEIVGKGGDVKKLVPVPTVEFPAPLLVKGVNIPPAGTPTYNAQDLYYIYRDRALAGM from the coding sequence ATGGAAGACCAAGATGCCGTGAACCCGACCCGGCGGCGCCTCATCGGCGGCATGGGCCTGGCCGGCGCCGCCGCCGTGCTCGGCGGCTCGCAGCTGGCGCAGTTCACCCTCGGCAGCACGCCGGCCTTCGCCCAGGAGGCCAAGCCCTTGAAGGTGGCGGTCGTCGCCCAGCAGATGGCGGCCCAGTCCGACCAGCGCTCCTGGGACGGGCTGCAGCAATGGCTGAAGAAGACCGGCCTCGACAAGACCTGGCACATCACCCAGACCGACGCCAAGGGCGACCCCGGCCAGCTCGTCAGCCAGATCGAGGATGCGATCACCGCCAAGTCCGACGCCATCCTGGTGATGTACGGCACGCTGACCGCCGCCAAGAGCGCCCTCGACAGCCTCACGAGCTCGAAGATCCCGTTCTTCAGCCTCGACTCCGGCTGGCAGGCGCCGGCCATCGCCGACATCACCAGCAACAACTACGCCATGAGCGCGCAGACCGTGCAGTTCATGATCGACACGCTGCTGGCCAAGGGCAAGACCTCGGCCAATATCTGCGCCATCGTCGCCAACTTCCATCACGGCACCCGCAAGCGCGGCAAGGTGATGAAGACCGCGCTCACCGAGAACGAATGGATCTCGCTCAAGGCCGAGCGCGTCATCCAATATTCCGGCTTCTACGAGACCACCCAGAACACGGTCAGCGACTGGCTCACCACCTATGGCGAGGACCTCGACGTGATCTGGTGCCCCTGGGACGAGCCGGCCATGGCCGCGGCCGAGGTCATCGCCGCCCGCGGCCTGCAGGACAAGATCTTCGTCATCGGCCATGACGGCCATCCGACCGCCCTCGACCGCATGCGCAAGCCGGACTATCCGCTGCTCGCCACCACGGCCCAGGCCTTCGAAGTGTGGGGTGCCTATACCGGCTGGCTGATCAACGAGATCGTCGGCAAGGGCGGCGACGTCAAGAAGCTGGTGCCGGTGCCGACCGTCGAGTTCCCGGCGCCGCTCCTGGTCAAGGGCGTCAACATCCCGCCGGCGGGCACGCCGACCTACAACGCCCAGGACCTCTACTACATCTACCGCGACCGCGCCCTCGCCGGGATGTAG
- a CDS encoding sugar ABC transporter ATP-binding protein — MDRIAAPAGPRLSARGIGKSFHGNPALADVDLDLRGGEMLALVGANGAGKSTLVKIVCGALGADHGEIRVDGRPVSFRSVRDALAAGIAVAHQQVAIIPSLTAAENIMLGREPLRGGLIRNGPLYAEAGRIARRFGIDIALDRECGELGLGENKILDILKAMESGPAILILDEPTASLTLNESRKLFAFLSDLKAQGLAILFISHHLNEIFEHCDHVVVLKDGRKVHDGPVAATTPAAVVQMMVGRAIEDTDWSSSAGREAVTLRLRDVTIAGLKVPELTVHAGEIVGLAGVLGGGQTQVLETLAGDAGALAGRDILVNGKPGCPASVSEAIDRGVYLVADERLRKALFPGLSVEENLLTASLAANSRFGFMQGGAVAAAARQAIGRLAIKCAGPGQDILQLSGGNQQKVAFGRWLIRMAGAGGGTKPLLLLDNPTEGVDVGSKAELYALIRDLARAGASVLIASAEFPEMLKLCDRIYCIAHGSLGRCLERTEFSEERLLLEVN; from the coding sequence ATGGACCGCATCGCGGCCCCGGCCGGACCGCGCCTCAGCGCGCGGGGCATCGGCAAGAGCTTCCACGGCAACCCGGCGCTGGCCGATGTCGACCTCGACCTGCGCGGCGGCGAAATGCTGGCGCTCGTCGGCGCCAACGGCGCCGGCAAGTCGACCCTGGTCAAGATCGTCTGCGGCGCGCTCGGCGCCGACCATGGCGAGATCCGCGTCGACGGCCGGCCCGTCTCGTTCCGCTCGGTGCGCGACGCCCTGGCGGCCGGCATCGCCGTCGCCCATCAGCAGGTCGCGATCATCCCCTCGCTCACCGCCGCCGAGAACATCATGCTCGGGCGCGAGCCGCTGCGCGGCGGCCTGATCCGCAACGGCCCGCTCTATGCCGAGGCCGGCCGGATCGCCCGGCGCTTCGGCATCGACATCGCCCTCGACCGGGAATGCGGCGAGCTCGGGCTCGGCGAGAACAAGATCCTCGACATCCTCAAGGCGATGGAAAGCGGGCCCGCCATCCTGATCCTCGACGAGCCCACCGCCTCGCTGACGCTGAACGAGAGCCGCAAGCTGTTCGCCTTCCTCAGCGACCTCAAGGCGCAGGGCCTCGCCATCCTGTTCATCTCCCATCACCTCAACGAGATCTTCGAGCACTGCGACCATGTCGTCGTGCTCAAGGACGGTCGCAAGGTGCATGACGGCCCCGTCGCCGCGACCACGCCGGCGGCGGTGGTGCAGATGATGGTCGGCCGCGCCATCGAGGACACCGACTGGTCGAGCTCGGCCGGGCGCGAGGCCGTGACGCTGCGCCTCAGGGACGTCACCATCGCCGGCCTCAAAGTGCCCGAGCTCACCGTCCATGCCGGCGAGATCGTCGGCCTTGCCGGCGTGCTCGGCGGCGGCCAGACGCAGGTCCTCGAGACGCTGGCGGGCGATGCCGGGGCCCTGGCGGGCCGGGACATCCTGGTCAACGGCAAGCCCGGCTGTCCCGCCAGCGTCTCCGAGGCGATCGACCGCGGCGTCTATCTCGTGGCCGACGAGCGGCTGCGGAAGGCGCTGTTTCCCGGGCTCTCGGTCGAGGAGAACCTGCTCACCGCCTCGCTGGCGGCGAACAGCCGCTTCGGCTTCATGCAGGGCGGAGCGGTGGCCGCGGCGGCGCGGCAGGCGATCGGACGGCTCGCCATCAAATGCGCCGGCCCCGGCCAGGACATCCTGCAGCTCTCCGGCGGCAACCAGCAGAAGGTGGCGTTCGGCCGCTGGCTGATCCGCATGGCGGGCGCCGGCGGCGGGACGAAGCCGCTCCTGCTGCTCGACAACCCGACCGAGGGCGTCGACGTCGGCAGCAAGGCCGAGCTCTACGCCCTGATCCGCGACCTCGCGCGGGCCGGCGCCAGCGTGCTGATCGCCAGCGCCGAGTTCCCCGAAATGCTCAAGCTCTGCGACCGCATCTACTGCATCGCCCATGGCAGCCTCGGCCGCTGCCTGGAGCGGACCGAATTCTCCGAAGAACGACTGCTGCTCGAGGTGAACTGA
- a CDS encoding ABC transporter permease, with protein sequence MATHAQATGASRADFGGLIARYGTVAAALVIFVGFALASDRFLSVGNLSNILVQISVLMVVSSGLTVAVSSGEFDLSVGQVASLSGVLVAGLMIWAGLPVAAAIALSILAGVAIGVVNGLLVTWLRIPSLIATLAMGPIALGLNYAYTNGDSIYAQMPDSFYYIAKGKLFGVVPVPIVIALVVVAVFYVLLNRTRLGRSIVATGANIQAARLSGIKVNRARIVALVLSALGAAMGGIMLTARLGTGQSGAGDAYLMDSLTAVFLGMTAFKPGRATVQGTLVGVIIIGMLDNGLNLLGAPFYLQNEVRGIVMIAAVSLAVLRSEIRFFR encoded by the coding sequence ATGGCGACGCACGCACAGGCAACCGGCGCCTCCCGCGCCGATTTCGGCGGGCTCATCGCCCGCTACGGCACCGTGGCGGCAGCGCTCGTCATCTTCGTCGGCTTTGCCCTCGCCTCCGACCGGTTCCTCTCCGTCGGCAACCTCAGCAACATCCTGGTGCAGATCTCGGTGCTGATGGTGGTGTCCTCGGGCCTCACCGTGGCGGTGTCGAGCGGCGAGTTCGACCTCTCCGTCGGCCAGGTCGCCAGCCTTTCCGGCGTGCTGGTCGCCGGCCTGATGATCTGGGCCGGCCTGCCCGTAGCCGCTGCCATCGCCCTGTCGATCCTCGCCGGCGTCGCCATCGGCGTGGTCAACGGCCTGCTCGTCACCTGGCTGCGCATCCCCTCGCTGATCGCCACGCTGGCCATGGGGCCGATCGCGCTCGGGCTCAACTACGCCTACACCAACGGCGATTCGATCTACGCCCAGATGCCGGACAGCTTCTATTACATCGCCAAGGGCAAGCTGTTCGGCGTCGTCCCGGTGCCGATCGTCATCGCCCTGGTGGTCGTGGCGGTGTTCTACGTCCTGCTCAACCGCACCCGCCTCGGCCGCAGCATCGTCGCGACAGGCGCCAACATCCAGGCCGCGCGCCTCTCCGGCATCAAGGTCAACCGCGCCCGCATCGTCGCCCTGGTGCTCTCGGCCCTCGGCGCCGCGATGGGCGGCATCATGCTGACCGCCCGCCTCGGCACCGGCCAATCCGGCGCGGGCGATGCCTATCTCATGGACAGCCTCACCGCCGTCTTCCTCGGCATGACAGCGTTCAAGCCCGGCCGCGCCACGGTGCAGGGCACGCTGGTCGGCGTCATCATCATCGGCATGCTCGACAACGGCCTCAACCTGCTCGGCGCCCCCTTCTATCTCCAGAACGAGGTGCGCGGCATCGTCATGATCGCCGCGGTGAGCCTCGCCGTGCTGCGCAGCGAGATCCGCTTCTTCCGCTGA